Proteins encoded in a region of the Salinicoccus sp. RF5 genome:
- the rpe gene encoding ribulose-phosphate 3-epimerase, with protein MTKVLPSLLASDFTKLGHEIGAMEAAGADIFHLDIMDGQFVPNISYGMPVVEAISRAASIPLDVHLMTLDPEQFIDEFSGLGIDMVSFHIEATNHPHRLMQRIQQSGMKAGIALNPHTPIEHIRHLLPEIDFILIMTVNPGFGGQKFIDTCLDKVGELDVVRRENGYGYEIEVDGGINQETAERCREAGADLLVSGSHLFKAQEWQEAVRKMKQ; from the coding sequence ATGACAAAAGTACTTCCATCACTGCTAGCGAGTGATTTTACAAAACTGGGACACGAGATAGGGGCGATGGAGGCCGCAGGAGCGGACATCTTCCATCTGGACATCATGGATGGACAGTTCGTGCCGAACATCTCCTATGGGATGCCGGTCGTAGAAGCAATCAGCCGGGCTGCTTCCATCCCGCTCGATGTGCACCTTATGACACTCGATCCCGAACAGTTCATCGATGAATTCAGCGGGCTCGGTATCGACATGGTGTCCTTCCATATAGAAGCGACCAACCATCCGCACAGGCTGATGCAGCGCATCCAGCAGAGCGGCATGAAGGCGGGGATTGCGCTGAATCCCCACACCCCGATCGAACATATACGGCATCTGCTGCCTGAAATCGACTTCATACTGATCATGACGGTCAATCCGGGATTCGGGGGCCAGAAGTTCATCGATACTTGTCTGGACAAGGTCGGGGAACTGGATGTGGTGCGGCGAGAGAATGGATACGGGTATGAAATCGAAGTGGACGGCGGCATCAACCAGGAGACGGCAGAACGCTGCAGGGAAGCGGGAGCGGACCTTCTCGTCAGCGGATCCCACCTGTTCAAAGCACAGGAGTGGCAGGAAGCGGTCAGGAAGATGAAGCAGTGA
- a CDS encoding sirohydrochlorin chelatase, which yields MAHDVIVMHGSKKEARNAVLEKRLNALMAPHGQYSVAFIESAERSVYRVVDGLAEEGERKFNIIPVLFFSASHYSRDIPEALRHIEERYEDMSWTLAPPMGTHPYMARLVERRVAEAPRSRGTVILMAHGNADHPEADDELERLVSQLDIDMLTYPAALYGALAVDRLIGQLDMSDDFIIVPIALEDGFLTGKMREALLEVLPESAMTLTPSVNFDPVLKEIIMGHLENH from the coding sequence ATGGCTCACGACGTCATCGTCATGCATGGTTCAAAGAAGGAGGCGCGCAATGCAGTGCTGGAAAAACGTCTGAATGCCCTGATGGCCCCACACGGACAGTACAGCGTGGCGTTCATAGAAAGTGCGGAACGGAGCGTGTACCGGGTGGTGGACGGGCTGGCGGAAGAAGGTGAGCGCAAATTCAACATCATACCGGTCCTCTTCTTCTCCGCCTCGCACTATTCCAGGGACATACCAGAAGCACTTCGACATATTGAAGAAAGATATGAAGACATGAGCTGGACACTCGCGCCTCCAATGGGAACACACCCCTATATGGCCCGCCTTGTAGAGCGGCGGGTGGCCGAGGCGCCACGCAGCAGGGGGACGGTCATTTTGATGGCGCATGGCAATGCCGACCATCCGGAAGCCGATGATGAACTGGAAAGGCTGGTTTCACAGCTTGATATCGACATGCTGACCTATCCGGCTGCGCTCTATGGAGCCCTGGCTGTAGATCGGCTGATCGGGCAGCTAGACATGTCAGATGACTTCATCATCGTCCCGATCGCCCTGGAGGACGGCTTCCTGACAGGGAAGATGAGGGAAGCGCTCCTTGAAGTGCTGCCGGAGTCGGCCATGACCCTTACACCATCGGTCAATTTCGACCCTGTACTGAAGGAGATCATCATGGGTCATCTGGAAAATCACTAG
- the rsgA gene encoding ribosome small subunit-dependent GTPase A, which yields MLKGRIIKALSGFYYVKSEGAIYKTRARGLFRKTKESPLVGDIVTFQVENEDEGYIGEIHERKNALMRPPVANIDQVLITMSMKSPEFSYYLLDRFLAYAEAHDIEPVIVITKTDLLEDGAALSEIEAVYKPIYDIHFTDRDHINEDLQEIFRDRISVLAGQSGVGKSTLLNTLVPDLELNTAEISNALNRGKHTTRHVELVEVGGGLIADTPGFSTIEFTELDKYNLKFCFPDFNRFSASCKFRECQHINEPKCGVKQAVAEEELAARRYDSYLAIYQEIENRKARY from the coding sequence ATGCTAAAAGGTAGGATTATAAAAGCGCTCAGCGGCTTCTACTATGTGAAGTCCGAAGGTGCGATCTATAAAACACGAGCCCGCGGGCTCTTCAGGAAAACGAAGGAATCACCATTGGTGGGGGATATCGTCACCTTCCAGGTTGAAAATGAGGATGAAGGATATATCGGGGAGATACATGAACGTAAAAATGCACTTATGCGTCCGCCGGTCGCCAATATCGACCAGGTGCTGATTACGATGAGCATGAAGTCCCCGGAGTTCAGCTACTATCTTCTGGATCGCTTCCTTGCCTATGCCGAAGCGCATGACATCGAGCCGGTCATCGTCATCACGAAGACGGACCTGCTGGAGGACGGGGCAGCCCTGAGTGAGATCGAGGCGGTCTACAAGCCCATATATGATATCCATTTTACCGACCGGGATCATATCAACGAAGATCTCCAGGAAATATTCAGGGACAGGATCAGCGTCCTGGCAGGTCAGTCGGGCGTCGGAAAATCGACGCTGCTGAACACCCTCGTTCCGGACCTTGAACTGAATACGGCAGAAATATCGAATGCACTGAACCGGGGCAAGCATACGACACGGCACGTCGAGCTTGTTGAGGTCGGAGGCGGACTGATTGCAGATACACCGGGGTTCAGTACGATAGAATTCACTGAACTCGACAAATACAACCTGAAGTTCTGCTTCCCGGACTTCAACAGATTCAGTGCATCATGCAAATTCAGGGAGTGCCAGCACATCAATGAACCAAAATGCGGGGTGAAGCAGGCTGTGGCTGAAGAGGAACTTGCAGCCAGACGCTATGACAGCTACCTGGCCATCTATCAGGAAATCGAAAACAGAAAGGCGAGATATTGA
- a CDS encoding thiamine diphosphokinase, translating into MKHINVLIREDGTGFPDERRDESWAGVDRGVYLLLKEGIVPDFTYGDFDSVDASEWAFINRYMEVAPVPSRKDDTDLEMCLKDLVERGCQSIDVYGAIGGRLDHTLGNIFLLMHGAFDGIDITLIDAQNVMRRLDAGTHEVEKVETMRYASFIPFVEGTSLTLEGFEYNLEKERLKLGATLTISNEFLGATATVHTDAPIIMIQSRDE; encoded by the coding sequence GTGAAGCACATCAATGTCCTGATCCGGGAGGACGGCACGGGCTTTCCGGACGAAAGGCGGGATGAAAGCTGGGCCGGGGTGGACCGCGGCGTCTACCTGCTGCTCAAGGAAGGCATCGTCCCCGATTTCACGTATGGGGACTTCGACTCGGTGGACGCGTCGGAATGGGCATTCATAAACCGGTATATGGAAGTGGCGCCCGTCCCTTCCCGGAAGGATGATACGGATCTTGAGATGTGCCTGAAGGACCTTGTCGAGCGGGGCTGCCAGTCGATAGATGTCTATGGTGCAATCGGGGGGCGGCTGGATCATACCCTCGGCAACATCTTCCTGCTGATGCACGGTGCTTTCGACGGCATCGACATTACGCTCATCGATGCGCAGAACGTCATGCGGCGTCTTGATGCCGGTACACATGAGGTCGAAAAGGTGGAAACGATGCGGTATGCATCATTCATTCCCTTTGTGGAAGGGACTTCATTGACGCTTGAAGGGTTTGAGTACAATCTTGAAAAGGAGCGTCTGAAACTCGGGGCGACGCTGACCATCAGCAATGAATTTCTCGGTGCAACTGCAACTGTGCATACAGATGCACCGATAATTATGATACAATCCAGAGATGAATAG
- a CDS encoding DUF554 domain-containing protein — protein MILTGAFVNGMAIIIGGLLGLVFTFIPDAIKDSIMKIQGLIIVTLGIQMVVQTEDIIITLLSLIVGVVIGETIRLEEALNRFGHWMEFKLGDKHAGNLSQGFVSGTLVFIVGAMAIVGGLDAGLRGSNEVLFTKAIMDFFIAIVMTTTYGLGVIISGVPTFLYESGIILSAQQIARVIPEFILDEMIDQVTSTGGVILLAIGLNMLNVTHMRVGNMIPAIFTAMIMVYLLNIF, from the coding sequence ATGATATTAACAGGAGCATTTGTCAACGGCATGGCGATCATCATCGGCGGCCTGCTCGGCTTGGTATTCACCTTCATCCCGGATGCGATCAAGGACTCGATCATGAAGATACAGGGCCTCATCATCGTGACGCTCGGCATCCAGATGGTAGTGCAGACCGAAGACATCATCATCACTCTGCTCAGCCTGATCGTCGGGGTCGTCATCGGGGAGACCATACGGCTTGAGGAAGCGCTCAACCGGTTTGGGCACTGGATGGAATTCAAGCTCGGCGACAAGCATGCCGGTAATCTCTCCCAGGGCTTCGTTTCAGGGACGCTCGTCTTCATCGTGGGCGCCATGGCTATTGTAGGTGGACTTGATGCCGGACTGAGGGGATCGAACGAAGTGCTGTTCACCAAAGCGATCATGGATTTCTTCATTGCGATCGTGATGACCACTACATATGGTCTTGGTGTCATCATTTCAGGTGTGCCGACATTCCTCTATGAATCAGGCATCATCCTTTCTGCACAGCAGATTGCGCGTGTCATTCCGGAATTCATACTCGATGAGATGATCGATCAGGTGACGAGCACCGGCGGGGTCATCCTGCTCGCCATCGGCCTCAATATGCTGAATGTGACGCACATGCGTGTAGGGAACATGATCCCTGCCATCTTCACAGCAATGATCATGGTCTATCTGCTCAATATATTCTAA
- a CDS encoding rhodanese-like domain-containing protein: MAESIEANDVQNVTQDENNVLIDVRERDELEETGFVPGAEHYPMSSIDSALPSLDKDKKYYVMCRSGKRSAQVQNYLLDNGYDAVNVEGGILGYDGPINHL, translated from the coding sequence GTGGCAGAATCAATTGAGGCAAATGATGTACAAAACGTTACGCAGGATGAAAACAATGTGCTCATCGATGTAAGGGAACGTGATGAACTGGAGGAGACGGGCTTCGTACCCGGCGCCGAGCATTATCCGATGTCCAGCATCGACAGCGCCCTCCCAAGCCTTGATAAGGACAAGAAGTACTATGTAATGTGCCGCTCCGGCAAAAGGAGTGCACAGGTGCAGAACTACCTCCTCGACAACGGCTACGATGCAGTGAACGTGGAAGGCGGCATACTGGGCTATGACGGTCCGATCAACCACCTGTAG